AAATGAGAGACCGCATGCCCAACAGACCAAGAATTCTTATTGTAACCCCGGAAGCCACCTGGCTCCCAGAAGATATCTGTCCTGACGCTAATGATTATTCAGCCAAGGCCGGAGGCCTGGCTGATGTGTCGGCCGCTTTGATTTCGGCGTTGTATGATTTAAGCGGCGATGTTCATGTGGCCATACCTGACTACAGATCTATCTATCATGGCAATAATAAACCCAGGCATCACTGGGAGGTGGAAAAAATTCGTCGGTGCCTGCAGGAGGAGCGGATTCATTTTGCCACTGACCGGGTATTCCTTTACAAAGACGGCGTCTATTCCGGCTATCCGGATAAGGATCTCAAAGTATCCCTGGCGTTTCAGCGGGAAGTGATAAATAATATCATCCCAAGGGTAAAGCCGGACATTATCCATTGCAATGACTGGATGACCGGACTGATTCCGGCCCTGGCCAGGCGATACGAGATCCCATGTCTGTTTAGCATTCACAACATATATACCATGACCTCCACCATGACCGAAATCGAGGACAGAGGCATTGATGCGGCATCCTTCTGGCAGTGGCTTTACTTCAAAAATAAGCCCGTTACCTACGAAGAGAGCCGAGATACCAACCGGGTGGATTTTTTAGTCTCAGGCATATTTTCCGCCCACTATGTGAATACGGTAAGCCCCACATTTCTGCGTGAAATTGTTGAAAATCGCCATCCATTTGTGGGACAGGAGATCAGGCAAGAACTGTCCCACAAATGGAATACCGGATACGCCACAGGCATTTTAAATGCGCCTGAGCCTGAATTCAATCCAGCTGTGGATGACATGATTCAGTTCAATTATGGGCCAAAAAACCATCGTGTCAGGAAACAACAGAATAAAGTTTTTCTGCAAAAATTCGTAGGTTTTGAGACAAATCCCGATGCCCCTGTGTTTTTCTGGCCCTCCCGCCTTGACCCTGTGCAGAAGGGGTGCACGCTTTTAGCAGAAACTATGTATGACATTGTTTCCC
This window of the uncultured Desulfobacter sp. genome carries:
- a CDS encoding glycogen/starch synthase, yielding MPNRPRILIVTPEATWLPEDICPDANDYSAKAGGLADVSAALISALYDLSGDVHVAIPDYRSIYHGNNKPRHHWEVEKIRRCLQEERIHFATDRVFLYKDGVYSGYPDKDLKVSLAFQREVINNIIPRVKPDIIHCNDWMTGLIPALARRYEIPCLFSIHNIYTMTSTMTEIEDRGIDAASFWQWLYFKNKPVTYEESRDTNRVDFLVSGIFSAHYVNTVSPTFLREIVENRHPFVGQEIRQELSHKWNTGYATGILNAPEPEFNPAVDDMIQFNYGPKNHRVRKQQNKVFLQKFVGFETNPDAPVFFWPSRLDPVQKGCTLLAETMYDIVSRYWDTGIQIVSVADGAYQKHLHDIVNFHGLHQRISILKFNEHLSHQAFAASDFIFMPSSFEPCGLPQMIGGIYGSLPIAFDTGGLHDTVRQLNVNQSTGNGFIFNVHDAQGLNWAVDQAMDFFSLDPGEKEHQLRRIMIESVLEFNHSRCAESYIEVYEKMLKRPFLF